TTGGATCTTTCTGCTTCATAGCAACTGCCATCAGACTTATGCCTTTGCGGTCTTATGTTCGCTCCACAGACTTTCACCGCAAGCCCTGCGGCGAGTATGTTTTTGGCTGCATTTACATCTCGGTCATGGTGCGTTCCACACTTGGGGCAATTCCATTCCCGGATATTAAGAGGCAGCTTTTCAACGATATGCCCACACTCAGCACATCGCTTAGAACTCGGAAACCATCGGTCAATCTTGACGAAGTTTCGACCATACCAGTCGCACTTGTACTCAAGTTGCCTGACCAATTCCCCCCAACTCGCATCGAAGACCGAGAGAGCCAGATTCCGGTTCTTGACCATATTCTTCACACCCAAATCCTCAACGGCAATGGTTTGGTTCTCACGCACCAATTGAGTCGTCAACTTGTGAAGGAAATCTTTTCTGGTATCACCAATCTCTTGATGCACTTTAGCGACTTTGAGCCGAGCTTTGTAACGATTGTTAGATCCTTTTTGTTTACGGCTCAACCCCTTGTGAGCTTTCCTTAGCTTGCGGCGTTTTGCCTCAAACCCCTTGGGATTGGCAACCTTTTCACCCGTACTCAGAGCGACTAAACTCGTCACTCCCAAGTCAACTCCAATTTGATTCGCAGACTCAGGTAATGGTTCAATCTCGACATCCATCAGCAGCGATACCGTCCATCTTCCGGCAGCAGAGAGCTTCAGCGTGACGGTGGAAGGTTCAACACCTTCTGGCAAATCTCGACTCCACACAATTGGCAAGGGTTCAGCGGATTTCGCCAAGTAAACTTGACCGTCTTTGAACTTGAACGCCGACTTAGTGAACTCAGCGCTACCGCCATGGCGCTTCTTCTTAAACTTGGGGTATGCTGCCCGACCGGCGAAGAAATTGCCAAACGCGGATTGTAGATGGCGCAAACCCTGTTGCAATGGGACACAGCTGACTTCGTTCAGGAACTGAAGGCTTTCTTCCCTTTTCCAGCCAGTCAACAGCGCAGAAGTCTCAACGTACCCAACCCGTTCTTGTCTTTCGTACCATGCCTCTGTTCTAGCGGCAAGGGCGCGGTTATAAACAAGACGAGTGCATCCAAGCGTTCTCCTGAGCAAAGATTCCTGCTCAGGAGTTGGATAGAATCGGTACTTGAAAGCTTTTTGTGTCATACTCACATTTTAGCATCTATTTTGTGAAGTGTGTTAATTTCAATATAAAGCCGTCTTTAAAGACGGGGTTTCCACCCATAATTTCTGATGATATCGAATCCGGTTGAACGGCCATAACAAAGGAAGTCGCCCTATGTCAATCGCTATCACAGAAGCCATTACAACTCTTGCTGAGGCAGAGCGACGATTTAACCTGTCACGAACGGAGGATGAAACGTTTTTTTTAGAATGGAATACGAGTTTGCCAGAACTTTCGACAGTTGAGCAAACGGCTCTGGATGAGTTGCGACGCCGGTATTTATATCATCGATTTGAAGGGCAGTTATTAGAAGGAACTGTTACCTTATTGCTGGCATCTCCACTGCTGACAATTGCAGGCTTTTATGATCCACCGTTTCGAGTGCGGGCAGAAGAATCGGTGCAGTTGACCCTGGATGATGGAGAAGAGGTGTTGCAAGGGCGAATTGACGTGCTAGTGCTGTTAAATCAATTATGGGTGGTGGTGTTGGAGTCGAAGAAAACGGCATTGTCAGTTTGGGTTGCCTTGCCTCAAACACTTGCCTATCTGATGGCAAACCCTCAGCCCGAGCGACCGAGCTTTGGCATGGTGACAAATGGGGATGACATTTTGTTTGTGAAACTGGTGCAGGGTTCGCAGCAGCACTATGCCCTGTCGCGGGTGTTTGCGCCGTTTACCTCAAGTCAAGAACTCTACAGTGCGTCGCAGATTTTAAAACGCATTGGTCATGTCATGGGAGATGCTGCAATGTAGGCGGTTGTTCTTCTCGCACGCTTGTTTAGGTGCCGCACCACGATTGAGGTTCCACTACTCTGCACTGAGCAAAGAATTAGAACCCTCTAGGGGTACCTTCGCCGCGTGGATCGGCTGCCCCCTCTAGCCTGCCGTCGGGTGTAACCACGATCGCATTAGCATTACCCCAGGGAGATTGCTGCTCAATCTGATGTCCGCGACGGCAGAGTTCCATCAGAGTTAAAGCATCTAAGCCCCAAGGTTCTACCCTCAACTGATCCGGTAACCACTGGTGATGGATGCGGGGCGCTGAAACAGCTGCACCAGTATCCATATTGTATTCAAGCACGTTGAGGATTACTTGTAGCACAGTGGTGATAATCGTGCTGCCACCAGGGGCACCAGTTGCCATACGTAAGCGTCCATATTCTGTGACAATAGTTGGTGTCATGCTGGATAGGGGTGTCTTGCGAGGTGCGATCACATTCGCCTCTCCTCCCACCAATCCATAGGCATTGGGGACACCAGGCGCAGCAGCAAAATCATCCATCTCGTCGTTTAGCAGAATGCCAGTTCCAGGTGTCACTACACCGGAACCAAAGCCGTAATTAATCGTGAACGTGAGACTAACGGCATTGCGTTGTTCATCCACAACTGTGAGATGACTGGTATCAGGTGATTCATTGACTTTGGTATAGCGTTGAAGCGTTTTTTCGTCTACTGGCTTCACCTCAGTTGATGTTCGCGCCCTATCCATGCGAATTTCTTGTCGCTTGGTTAGAGCATAAGCACGGCTGGTAAGTTGCTTGACTGGTACTTTGACAAAATCTGGATCGCCCAAATACTCAGAGCGATCGGCATAGGCAACTCGCATTGCTTCTACCATCAGGTGCAGCACGTCTGGGTGGTGCCATCCCTGAGATTTTAAGTCAGTGTCACCAATAATATTCAAAATCTGCAACAAGTGGACACCGCCAGAAGAGGGTGGCGGCATTGAGCAGATCTTTGCTTGACGGAAAGAGCCACAGATAGGAGTGCGCCAGATCGGCTTGTATGATTTCAAGTCTTTTAAGGTAATCAGTCCACCGTTTTTTGCCATGTCAGAGGCGATCGCCTGAGCAATATTGCCAGTGTAAAAACTTTGGGGATTACGCGCGATCGCCTGTAACGTCCGTGCCAAATCCCGCTGCACCAGTTTATCTCCCACCTCATACATCGCCCTGTTACGAGTGAATACTGTACGAGCAGCAGGATTATTCAAAATTGCTCGCTTGCGTCGCTCGGCTGCTTCAACAAAACGCTCCGATACCACAAAACCGTTTTGGGCAAAACGGATAGCAGGTGCAACCACCCTACCCCAGGGTAGCTTCCCGTACTGGCGATGCACTTGATAAAGTCCAGCCACTGTTCCAGGCACTCCCACTGATAAATAGCCATCT
This window of the Chroococcidiopsis sp. CCMEE 29 genome carries:
- a CDS encoding type I restriction enzyme HsdR N-terminal domain-containing protein is translated as MSIAITEAITTLAEAERRFNLSRTEDETFFLEWNTSLPELSTVEQTALDELRRRYLYHRFEGQLLEGTVTLLLASPLLTIAGFYDPPFRVRAEESVQLTLDDGEEVLQGRIDVLVLLNQLWVVVLESKKTALSVWVALPQTLAYLMANPQPERPSFGMVTNGDDILFVKLVQGSQQHYALSRVFAPFTSSQELYSASQILKRIGHVMGDAAM
- the ggt gene encoding gamma-glutamyltransferase → MRLFGYRRLWLIVFHLCFSVSLIADQQPTSAAFVQPLRSKRAMVVSAHPLASEAGLEMLRKGGNAVDAAVATAFAISVVEPFSAGIGGGGFLLLHQAKTGEMKALDFRERAPLKATRNMYLDAQGKVRPNASVDGYLSVGVPGTVAGLYQVHRQYGKLPWGRVVAPAIRFAQNGFVVSERFVEAAERRKRAILNNPAARTVFTRNRAMYEVGDKLVQRDLARTLQAIARNPQSFYTGNIAQAIASDMAKNGGLITLKDLKSYKPIWRTPICGSFRQAKICSMPPPSSGGVHLLQILNIIGDTDLKSQGWHHPDVLHLMVEAMRVAYADRSEYLGDPDFVKVPVKQLTSRAYALTKRQEIRMDRARTSTEVKPVDEKTLQRYTKVNESPDTSHLTVVDEQRNAVSLTFTINYGFGSGVVTPGTGILLNDEMDDFAAAPGVPNAYGLVGGEANVIAPRKTPLSSMTPTIVTEYGRLRMATGAPGGSTIITTVLQVILNVLEYNMDTGAAVSAPRIHHQWLPDQLRVEPWGLDALTLMELCRRGHQIEQQSPWGNANAIVVTPDGRLEGAADPRGEGTPRGF
- a CDS encoding transposase, producing MTQKAFKYRFYPTPEQESLLRRTLGCTRLVYNRALAARTEAWYERQERVGYVETSALLTGWKREESLQFLNEVSCVPLQQGLRHLQSAFGNFFAGRAAYPKFKKKRHGGSAEFTKSAFKFKDGQVYLAKSAEPLPIVWSRDLPEGVEPSTVTLKLSAAGRWTVSLLMDVEIEPLPESANQIGVDLGVTSLVALSTGEKVANPKGFEAKRRKLRKAHKGLSRKQKGSNNRYKARLKVAKVHQEIGDTRKDFLHKLTTQLVRENQTIAVEDLGVKNMVKNRNLALSVFDASWGELVRQLEYKCDWYGRNFVKIDRWFPSSKRCAECGHIVEKLPLNIREWNCPKCGTHHDRDVNAAKNILAAGLAVKVCGANIRPQRHKSDGSCYEAERSKK